Proteins encoded together in one Halalkaliarchaeum sp. AArc-CO window:
- a CDS encoding SPFH domain-containing protein — protein sequence MGVLALGYALLLGDLLVGVGILFVLFAAITLMSAFEVVEAYERRPLTIFGEYRRVLEPGLHVIPPFVSRTYPFDMRTQTLDVPTQEAITRDNSPVTADAVVYIKVMDAKKAFLEVDDYKRAVSNLAQTTLRAVIGDMELDDTLSRRETINAKIRTELDEPTDEWGIRVESVEVREVNPTREVQRAMEEQTSAERRRRAMILEAQGERRSAIERAEGDKRSNIIRAQGEKQSQILEAQGDAISTVLRARSAEAMGERAIIERGMETLEAIGEGESTTFVLPQELTSLVGRYGKQLSGADVQEMQALDALEFDEETEEMLGLDDIESALEELESLEIEGTSGDVPTAEGEAPVDDEEIIPEVDRS from the coding sequence ATCGGCGTCCTCGCGCTCGGATACGCCCTCCTCCTGGGTGACCTCCTCGTCGGGGTGGGGATCCTGTTCGTCCTGTTCGCGGCGATCACGCTGATGAGCGCCTTCGAAGTGGTCGAGGCGTACGAACGGCGGCCCCTCACCATTTTCGGGGAGTACCGCCGCGTGCTCGAACCGGGGCTCCACGTCATCCCGCCGTTCGTCTCCCGGACGTACCCGTTCGACATGCGGACTCAGACGCTCGACGTCCCCACACAGGAGGCGATCACACGGGACAACTCGCCGGTGACGGCCGACGCGGTCGTCTACATCAAGGTGATGGACGCCAAAAAGGCGTTCCTGGAGGTCGACGACTACAAACGTGCAGTCTCCAATCTCGCACAGACGACCCTCCGTGCGGTCATCGGGGACATGGAACTGGACGACACGCTCTCGCGCCGGGAGACCATCAACGCGAAGATCCGGACCGAACTGGACGAACCGACCGACGAGTGGGGGATCCGCGTCGAATCGGTCGAGGTTCGCGAGGTCAACCCCACTCGCGAGGTCCAGCGGGCGATGGAGGAACAGACCTCCGCCGAGCGCCGTCGCCGGGCGATGATCCTCGAAGCCCAGGGGGAACGCCGGTCGGCGATCGAACGCGCCGAGGGGGACAAACGCTCGAACATCATCCGGGCGCAGGGTGAAAAGCAGAGCCAGATCCTGGAAGCGCAGGGGGATGCGATCTCGACGGTGCTTCGTGCCCGATCCGCGGAAGCGATGGGCGAACGCGCAATCATCGAACGCGGCATGGAAACCCTCGAAGCGATCGGGGAAGGGGAGTCGACCACGTTCGTGTTGCCCCAGGAGCTGACCAGTCTCGTCGGTCGGTACGGCAAACAACTTTCGGGTGCAGACGTCCAGGAGATGCAGGCGCTCGACGCTCTCGAGTTCGACGAGGAGACAGAAGAGATGCTCGGGCTCGACGACATCGAGTCCGCACTCGAGGAACTGGAGTCCCTGGAGATCGAGGGGACGAGCGGTGACGTCCCGACTGCCGAGGGCGAGGCGCCCGTCGACGACGAAGAGATCATTCCGGAAGTCGATCGGTCCTGA
- a CDS encoding 2'-5' RNA ligase family protein — MFSLNVPLPPAVDRLVDHLRPELTRFDRIRERRTLVCKRLGVDVLSDPHRPPEKDAALSELRSELRPLVRGTDPFRVEITGIDAFEKPTAGPGPVVYLAVESEPLVRLHWRLVRAFGAIEGIEGEAYVPHVTLARGLENRSNEFGNRTNEFGRQSGPGLKRELDRLRSAAGEIDVEWQVDELELWDPEFRESAGKIRL; from the coding sequence ATGTTCAGCCTCAACGTCCCGTTACCTCCCGCCGTCGATCGCCTCGTCGACCATCTGCGTCCGGAACTGACGCGATTCGATCGGATACGGGAACGGCGTACCCTCGTCTGCAAGCGGCTCGGCGTCGACGTTCTCTCCGATCCACACCGTCCTCCTGAAAAGGACGCCGCGCTCTCGGAGCTCCGATCGGAACTCCGGCCGCTCGTTCGCGGAACCGATCCGTTTCGGGTGGAGATAACGGGTATCGACGCCTTCGAAAAGCCGACAGCGGGTCCGGGACCGGTCGTGTACCTCGCCGTCGAAAGCGAACCACTGGTTCGTCTCCACTGGCGGCTCGTTCGGGCGTTCGGTGCGATCGAAGGGATCGAAGGCGAAGCGTACGTCCCTCACGTGACGCTTGCACGCGGGCTGGAAAATCGGTCGAACGAGTTCGGGAACCGAACGAACGAGTTCGGTCGACAGAGCGGTCCGGGGCTCAAACGGGAACTCGATCGGTTGCGGTCGGCCGCCGGCGAGATCGACGTGGAGTGGCAGGTCGACGAACTG